The Hymenobacter chitinivorans DSM 11115 genome window below encodes:
- a CDS encoding class I SAM-dependent methyltransferase encodes MYYDPIKKSLGQVFNRTPWLRRLFYTLLDLLLLRTWHVHRELRQWAAGRQDENLTILDAGSGYGQYTYWLSGLSKKWNILAVDVKDEQIADSNQFFRQIGRTNVQFAVQDLVLYQEPNSFDLALSVDVMEHILEDVEVFRNIHASLKDGGMLLISTPSDQGGSDVHADGETSFIEEHVRDGYNIHEIQQKLRTAGFERIEARYSYGEPGQVSWRLSMKYPILMLGISKWFFILLPFYYLITFPFCLLLNWIDSTAKHDSGTGLIVKAWK; translated from the coding sequence TTGTATTACGACCCGATTAAGAAGTCACTGGGCCAGGTATTTAACCGGACGCCGTGGCTGCGCCGCCTGTTTTATACCCTGCTCGATTTGCTGCTGCTGCGCACCTGGCACGTGCACCGCGAGCTGCGCCAGTGGGCCGCCGGCCGCCAGGATGAGAACCTAACCATTCTGGACGCCGGCTCGGGCTACGGGCAGTACACCTACTGGCTGTCGGGCCTAAGCAAGAAGTGGAACATCCTGGCCGTCGACGTAAAGGACGAGCAGATTGCCGACTCCAACCAGTTCTTCCGCCAGATCGGGCGCACCAACGTGCAGTTTGCCGTCCAGGACCTGGTTTTGTACCAGGAGCCCAACTCGTTTGACCTGGCTTTGTCGGTCGACGTAATGGAGCACATTCTGGAAGACGTGGAAGTGTTCCGCAACATCCACGCCTCGCTCAAGGACGGGGGCATGCTGCTCATTTCGACGCCCAGTGACCAGGGCGGCTCCGACGTGCACGCCGACGGCGAGACGAGCTTTATCGAAGAGCACGTGCGCGACGGCTACAACATCCACGAGATTCAGCAGAAGCTGCGCACCGCCGGCTTCGAGCGGATTGAGGCCCGCTACAGCTACGGCGAGCCGGGCCAGGTATCGTGGCGCCTGAGCATGAAATACCCGATTCTGATGCTGGGCATCTCGAAGTGGTTTTTCATCCTGTTGCCCTTCTATTACCTCATCACCTTCCCCTTCTGCCTGCTGCTGAACTGGATTGACTCCACGGCCAAGCACGACTCGGGCACGGGCCTGATTGTCAAAGCCTGGAAATAA
- a CDS encoding serine hydroxymethyltransferase: protein METRTAPIAQDTVLFDLIRQEKERQTHGIELIASENYVSEQVMRAQGSILTNKYAEGLPGKRYYGGCEIVDQVEQLAIDRAKELFGVEWVNVQPHSGAQANAAVMLAILNPGDKILGFDLSHGGHLTHGSPVNFSGKLYQPSFYGVEPETGLIDWEKVKETARREQPKLIICGASAYSRDWDYKALREAADEVGALLLADISHPSGLIAKGLLNSPFEHCHIVTTTTHKTLRGPRGGLIMLGKDFENPFGLKTPKGELRMMSALLDSGVFPGTQGGPLEHVIGAKAVAFGECLSDAYTEYTHQVIRNAQALAKGFVDRGYQIISGGTDNHLMLIDLRSKGLTGKLAENTLIKADITINKNMVPFDDKSPFVTSGMRIGSAAVTTRGLREADMARIVEFIDDVLMHHSDEAHLLKVRGQINEWMQQYPLFA from the coding sequence ATGGAAACTCGCACTGCCCCCATTGCACAGGACACGGTCCTGTTCGACCTCATCCGCCAGGAAAAGGAACGTCAGACCCACGGTATTGAACTGATTGCCTCGGAAAACTACGTTTCCGAGCAAGTGATGCGGGCGCAGGGCTCCATCCTGACCAACAAATACGCCGAGGGCCTACCCGGCAAGCGCTACTACGGCGGCTGCGAAATTGTGGACCAGGTCGAGCAGCTGGCCATCGACCGGGCCAAGGAGTTGTTCGGCGTGGAGTGGGTGAACGTGCAGCCCCACTCCGGGGCCCAGGCCAATGCGGCCGTCATGCTGGCCATTCTGAACCCCGGCGACAAAATCCTGGGCTTCGACCTGAGCCACGGCGGCCACCTCACCCACGGCTCCCCGGTAAACTTCTCGGGCAAGCTCTACCAGCCCAGCTTCTACGGCGTGGAGCCCGAAACCGGCCTGATCGACTGGGAGAAAGTAAAGGAAACGGCCCGCCGCGAGCAGCCCAAGCTCATCATCTGCGGGGCCTCGGCCTACTCCCGCGACTGGGACTACAAAGCCCTGCGCGAAGCCGCCGACGAAGTAGGTGCCCTGCTGCTGGCCGATATTTCCCACCCCTCGGGCCTGATTGCCAAGGGCTTGCTCAACTCGCCCTTCGAGCACTGCCACATCGTAACGACGACCACCCACAAAACCCTGCGCGGCCCCCGCGGCGGCCTGATCATGCTGGGTAAGGACTTCGAAAACCCCTTCGGCCTGAAAACGCCCAAGGGCGAGCTGCGCATGATGTCGGCTTTGCTCGACTCGGGCGTATTTCCCGGCACCCAGGGCGGCCCGTTGGAGCACGTCATCGGAGCCAAGGCCGTGGCCTTTGGTGAATGCCTCTCAGACGCCTATACCGAGTACACCCACCAGGTAATCCGCAACGCCCAGGCCCTGGCCAAAGGCTTCGTGGACCGCGGCTACCAGATTATCAGCGGCGGCACCGACAATCACCTGATGCTCATCGACCTGCGCAGCAAGGGTCTGACCGGCAAGCTGGCCGAAAACACCCTCATCAAGGCCGACATCACCATCAACAAGAACATGGTGCCCTTCGATGATAAGTCGCCCTTCGTAACCAGCGGCATGCGCATCGGCTCGGCCGCCGTCACGACCCGCGGCCTGCGCGAGGCCGACATGGCCCGCATCGTGGAGTTTATCGACGACGTGCTGATGCACCACAGCGACGAGGCCCACCTGCTCAAAGTGCGCGGCCAGATCAACGAATGGATGCAGCAGTACCCACTTTTTGCCTAA
- a CDS encoding ribosome-binding factor A yields the protein MESKRQQKFASLLQQDLAAVFQRDLPHLFPGLPPGISTIRVSPDLGVARVYLSSLLANTGPALLELVRDNSKEIRQALAKRIRQQVRIIPELVFFLDDSAEYAAHMDAVLGKLDIPAETPEDPTDPKTTDEPKGPARPKLFADEDSE from the coding sequence ATGGAAAGTAAACGACAGCAAAAGTTTGCCAGCCTCCTGCAGCAGGACCTGGCAGCCGTCTTTCAACGCGACTTACCGCACCTGTTTCCCGGCCTACCGCCGGGCATCAGCACCATCCGGGTGTCGCCCGACTTGGGCGTGGCCCGCGTGTACCTGAGCAGCCTGCTGGCCAACACTGGCCCGGCCCTGCTCGAACTGGTGCGTGACAACAGCAAGGAAATCCGCCAGGCCCTGGCCAAGCGGATTCGCCAGCAGGTGCGCATCATCCCCGAACTGGTTTTCTTCCTCGACGACAGCGCCGAGTACGCCGCCCACATGGACGCCGTGCTGGGCAAGCTCGACATTCCGGCTGAAACGCCCGAGGACCCCACCGACCCCAAAACCACCGACGAGCCCAAAGGCCCCGCCCGCCCCAAGCTCTTCGCCGACGAGGATAGTGAATGA
- the rpiB gene encoding ribose 5-phosphate isomerase B, whose product MKLAIGSDHAGFAYKEMLAHWLRDNGYEVKDFGTHSADSVDYPDFVHPVANAITAGEFEQGILVCGSANGVAITANKHKGIRAAIAWQPELAELARQHNNANIICVPERFVSEETARAIVSKFLNTTFEGGRHQNRVSKIDC is encoded by the coding sequence ATGAAACTTGCCATTGGTTCGGACCACGCCGGCTTTGCGTACAAGGAAATGCTGGCCCACTGGCTGCGCGACAACGGCTACGAGGTGAAGGACTTCGGTACTCATTCCGCTGATTCCGTGGACTATCCGGACTTTGTGCACCCCGTAGCCAACGCCATTACGGCCGGCGAGTTTGAGCAGGGCATTCTGGTCTGCGGCTCGGCCAACGGCGTAGCCATTACGGCCAACAAGCACAAGGGCATCCGGGCGGCCATTGCCTGGCAGCCCGAGCTGGCCGAGCTGGCCCGGCAGCATAATAACGCCAACATTATCTGCGTGCCCGAGCGGTTCGTGAGCGAAGAAACTGCCCGCGCCATCGTCAGCAAGTTCCTGAACACCACCTTCGAAGGGGGCCGCCACCAAAACCGCGTCAGCAAGATTGACTGCTAG
- a CDS encoding metallophosphoesterase encodes MARYVTTDIHGCLHTFRHLVEKVLALRPQDELYLLGDYVNKGPDSRGLLDYLMQLTAQGYQVQSLRGNHDQELLDAARGRTHLSWASQADRSLTLKSFGVPDCQAIPEPYLQWLEALPYQLDIEGFTLVHAGFNFRLPPEKMRTDWHTMLNTKQFTFDASRLQGRRLLHGHVPTPTAQVKQKVKLKAGAIGLDTGCVYRLNPELSHLAVLELDSFELTLQPNIEPPYFITQR; translated from the coding sequence ATGGCCCGCTACGTCACCACTGATATCCACGGTTGCTTACACACCTTCCGACACCTAGTCGAGAAAGTGTTGGCGTTGCGGCCGCAGGATGAGCTTTACCTGCTGGGCGACTACGTCAACAAGGGCCCCGACAGCCGCGGCCTGCTCGATTACCTGATGCAGCTCACGGCCCAGGGCTACCAGGTGCAGAGCCTGCGCGGCAACCACGACCAGGAGCTGCTCGACGCGGCCCGGGGGCGGACTCACCTCTCGTGGGCTTCCCAGGCCGACCGCAGCCTGACGCTCAAAAGCTTCGGCGTGCCCGACTGCCAGGCCATTCCGGAACCCTACCTGCAGTGGCTGGAGGCGCTGCCCTACCAGCTCGATATTGAGGGCTTTACGCTGGTCCACGCCGGCTTCAACTTCCGCCTGCCGCCCGAGAAGATGCGCACCGACTGGCACACGATGCTCAATACCAAGCAGTTTACCTTCGATGCTTCCCGCCTGCAGGGCCGGCGCCTGCTGCACGGCCACGTGCCCACGCCCACGGCCCAGGTAAAGCAGAAAGTGAAGCTGAAGGCCGGGGCCATCGGCCTAGATACGGGCTGCGTGTACCGGCTCAACCCCGAGCTTTCCCACTTGGCCGTGCTGGAGCTGGATTCGTTTGAGCTCACGCTGCAGCCCAATATCGAGCCGCCCTACTTTATCACGCAGCGCTAA
- a CDS encoding sigma-70 RNA polymerase sigma factor region 4 domain-containing protein, whose protein sequence is MNQPLAEALTHLRMGNQTFLITFYEAQRDHFARWARRQHQLEPAAAHELLRAVLVDFYDQVADGRVTKLPPDLRNYLYGMAQEQIQAQKTTAELPQVEAGRRQQLLKVFTQLGADCQQVLMYFYFRGYNFEKVAGKMGFANATVARLQKASCLRKLIELRARALDPNDTPAAAV, encoded by the coding sequence ATGAACCAGCCTCTGGCCGAAGCCCTGACCCATCTGCGGATGGGAAATCAGACGTTTTTGATTACGTTTTACGAGGCCCAGCGGGACCATTTTGCCCGGTGGGCCCGCCGGCAGCACCAGTTGGAGCCCGCCGCCGCCCACGAGCTGCTGCGCGCCGTGCTGGTCGACTTCTACGACCAGGTGGCCGACGGCCGGGTGACCAAGCTACCGCCCGATTTGCGCAACTACCTCTACGGCATGGCCCAGGAGCAGATTCAGGCCCAGAAAACTACCGCCGAGCTGCCCCAGGTGGAAGCCGGCCGCCGCCAGCAGCTGCTCAAGGTGTTCACCCAGCTGGGTGCCGACTGCCAGCAGGTGCTCATGTACTTCTACTTCCGGGGCTACAATTTTGAGAAGGTGGCCGGCAAGATGGGCTTCGCCAATGCTACCGTGGCCCGCTTGCAGAAAGCCAGCTGCCTGCGCAAGCTCATCGAGCTGCGGGCCCGGGCCCTGGACCCGAACGACACCCCGGCCGCTGCCGTCTGA
- a CDS encoding DEAD/DEAH box helicase: protein MKVSTSQPFQIVYSLLEHEYLGYLFESYVVQRNAKGQLTLQHQTVSAKNAPEFADGLDEIDFELIALTDQIQQDAVIKEFWAKKTTPADFFFKIYDPEKGDKGLQDAICRYVQDRMGQILERLQGKCVFIMGKDGEPTWKEIGVAPEPASVLFHFRRNEDSTHYFPTIQYQGQKLDFQFKNAVMVCFQPAWMLLNDVLHNFRNDVDGKKLQPFLNKKFIVIPRQVEDSYFQRFVAPLVESFDVHARGFDIRSERYVARPQLTFTDVPGAVVVADEDRSRPAAVRRNGSSDSGTTAVLAAPSEHIHFDLSFRYGDHTVHNSYDKRVCVKLEKNEDSYIFHRLIRNLDREQEIIRELADRALEVRNGRAVLEKATAFRWLHSHAEELARMGFTVQQGTSSSKDYFIGAVTVQVGITEGNDWFDVHGTVSFGEFEIPFIKLRPYILGRRHEFRLPNGQIAIIPEEWFTQYLELFAFAEEHHSTLTLRKHHLALVSDLQNGNLATVTMSRKLERLRGFETVEDQPMPAGFMGELRPYQKAGYNWLHFVKDYHFGGCLADDMGLGKTVQTLALLLQRKESGESKGAASLLVMPTSLVYNWLSEATKFTPGLRILTYTGTYRDKNVEQFADYDVVLTSYGIVRLDAELLRSYGFDYVILDESQAIKNPSSTTSQAVRGLRSRHRLILTGTPVENSTMDLWSQMSFINPGLLGTQTFFRKEFLKPIEKGKDEVRTRKLHALIKPFILRRHKAQVAKELPSKIEHLSYCPMTEEQAQCYEETKSYYRNKILKNIEEHGTAGTQFMLLQGLTKLRQIANHPRMAHEDYEHESGKLREVIRMIRSVVSEGHKVLVFSQFVKHLDIVRASLDEKQVEYAYLDGNTRDRHKEVTRFQETEELRVFLISLKAGGVGLNLTAADYVFILDPWWNPAVEAQAVDRAHRIGQQRTVFTYKFITKNTVEEKILALQNKKIQLVTDLITTDEAIIKSLTKEDIEELLG from the coding sequence ATGAAGGTTTCCACTTCACAGCCTTTTCAGATTGTCTATTCGCTGCTTGAGCACGAGTATTTAGGCTATCTATTTGAGTCTTACGTGGTTCAGCGTAACGCCAAAGGCCAACTCACGCTCCAGCACCAGACAGTCTCGGCCAAAAATGCGCCGGAATTCGCGGATGGCCTGGATGAAATCGACTTCGAGCTCATTGCCCTGACCGACCAAATCCAGCAGGATGCGGTGATTAAGGAGTTCTGGGCGAAAAAAACGACGCCCGCCGACTTTTTCTTCAAGATTTACGACCCCGAAAAGGGCGACAAAGGCCTGCAGGACGCCATCTGCCGCTACGTGCAGGACCGCATGGGCCAGATTCTGGAGCGCCTGCAGGGCAAGTGCGTCTTTATCATGGGCAAGGACGGGGAGCCGACCTGGAAGGAAATCGGGGTGGCTCCGGAGCCGGCTTCGGTCTTGTTTCACTTCCGCCGCAACGAGGACAGTACCCATTATTTCCCCACCATTCAGTACCAGGGCCAGAAGCTCGACTTCCAGTTTAAGAACGCCGTAATGGTGTGCTTCCAGCCTGCTTGGATGCTGCTCAACGACGTGCTGCACAACTTCCGCAACGATGTGGATGGCAAAAAGCTGCAGCCGTTTCTGAATAAGAAGTTTATCGTCATTCCGCGCCAGGTCGAGGACAGCTACTTCCAGCGCTTCGTAGCTCCCTTGGTAGAGTCGTTCGACGTGCACGCCCGGGGCTTCGACATTCGCTCGGAGCGCTACGTGGCCCGGCCCCAGCTCACGTTTACCGACGTGCCCGGCGCCGTGGTGGTGGCCGACGAGGACCGCAGCCGCCCCGCCGCCGTGCGCCGCAACGGCAGCAGCGACTCGGGGACGACGGCCGTGCTGGCTGCGCCTTCCGAGCATATTCACTTTGACCTGTCGTTCCGCTACGGCGACCATACCGTGCACAACAGCTACGACAAGCGGGTGTGCGTGAAGCTGGAAAAGAACGAGGACTCCTACATCTTCCACCGCCTCATCCGCAACCTGGACCGGGAGCAGGAAATCATCCGGGAGCTGGCCGACCGGGCCCTGGAAGTGCGCAACGGCCGCGCGGTGCTCGAAAAAGCCACCGCCTTCCGCTGGCTGCACAGCCACGCCGAGGAGCTGGCCCGCATGGGCTTTACGGTGCAGCAGGGCACTTCCTCCAGCAAGGACTACTTCATCGGCGCCGTAACGGTGCAGGTGGGCATCACCGAGGGCAACGACTGGTTTGACGTGCACGGCACGGTGAGCTTCGGGGAGTTTGAAATACCGTTTATTAAGCTGCGGCCCTACATCTTGGGGCGGCGCCACGAGTTCCGCCTGCCCAACGGGCAGATTGCCATCATTCCCGAGGAGTGGTTTACGCAGTACCTGGAGCTGTTTGCCTTTGCCGAGGAGCACCATTCTACCCTGACCTTGCGCAAGCACCACCTGGCGCTGGTGTCGGATTTGCAGAACGGCAACCTGGCCACCGTGACTATGTCGCGGAAGCTGGAACGGCTGCGAGGCTTCGAAACCGTGGAAGACCAGCCCATGCCGGCCGGCTTCATGGGCGAGCTGCGACCCTACCAGAAGGCGGGCTACAACTGGCTGCACTTCGTGAAAGACTACCACTTCGGCGGCTGTCTGGCCGACGATATGGGCCTGGGCAAGACCGTGCAAACGTTGGCGTTGCTGCTGCAGCGCAAGGAAAGCGGGGAGTCGAAAGGCGCGGCTTCTTTGCTGGTCATGCCCACTTCGCTGGTGTACAACTGGCTGAGCGAGGCTACCAAGTTTACGCCCGGCCTGCGCATCCTGACCTACACCGGCACCTACCGCGACAAAAACGTGGAGCAGTTTGCCGACTACGACGTGGTGCTGACCAGCTACGGCATTGTGCGCCTGGATGCGGAGCTGCTGCGCTCCTACGGCTTCGACTACGTGATTCTGGACGAGTCGCAGGCTATTAAGAACCCGAGTTCCACGACGTCCCAGGCCGTGCGGGGCCTCCGCTCCCGCCACCGCCTGATTTTGACCGGGACGCCGGTGGAAAACAGCACGATGGACTTATGGTCCCAGATGTCGTTTATCAACCCCGGCTTGCTGGGCACCCAAACGTTTTTCCGTAAGGAGTTTCTCAAGCCCATTGAGAAGGGCAAGGACGAGGTGCGCACCCGCAAGCTGCACGCCCTGATTAAGCCCTTTATTCTGCGTCGGCACAAAGCCCAGGTAGCTAAGGAATTGCCAAGCAAGATTGAGCACCTGAGCTACTGCCCCATGACCGAGGAGCAGGCCCAGTGCTACGAGGAAACCAAGAGCTACTACCGCAACAAGATCCTGAAGAACATTGAGGAGCACGGTACGGCCGGCACCCAGTTTATGCTCTTGCAGGGCCTGACCAAGCTGCGCCAGATTGCCAACCACCCGCGCATGGCCCACGAGGACTACGAGCACGAGTCGGGCAAGCTGCGGGAGGTGATTCGCATGATTCGCAGCGTAGTTTCGGAAGGCCACAAGGTATTGGTGTTCAGTCAGTTTGTAAAACACCTCGACATCGTGCGGGCTTCGCTCGATGAAAAGCAGGTGGAGTACGCCTACCTCGACGGCAACACCCGGGACCGGCACAAGGAAGTGACCCGCTTCCAGGAAACCGAGGAGCTGCGGGTGTTCCTGATCAGCCTGAAAGCGGGCGGCGTGGGCCTCAACCTCACCGCTGCCGACTACGTCTTCATCCTGGACCCCTGGTGGAACCCCGCCGTGGAAGCCCAGGCCGTGGACCGGGCCCACCGCATCGGGCAGCAGCGCACAGTATTCACCTACAAGTTCATCACTAAGAACACGGTGGAGGAGAAAATCCTGGCCCTGCAGAACAAGAAGATTCAGCTGGTAACCGACCTGATAACCACCGACGAAGCCATTATCAAGAGCCTGACCAAGGAGGACATTGAGGAGCTGCTGGGGTAA
- the tatC gene encoding twin-arginine translocase subunit TatC yields the protein MNTDQPTVGEVHEMSFIDHLEALRWHIIRSAISIVVFATAAFFAKDFLFHDLILGPSRADFWTYRMFCRFGQWIGAPDLCMDKVGFIIQNREMSGQLTMHISTSFMVGLVLAFPYTFWEIWRFIKPGLYPHEQKNSQGAVFFVSVLFALGLLFGYYIAAPLSINFLASYTVDPTIENQIDLQSYLSTLTTMSISTAFVFELPMIVFFLAKAGLITPEIMRLYRKHAIVVILIVAAVITPPDISAQIIVTIPILILYELSINIARVVARGRTAALNAQLAENDGVSS from the coding sequence TTGAATACTGACCAACCCACTGTGGGTGAAGTACACGAAATGTCCTTCATCGACCATCTGGAGGCCTTGCGGTGGCACATTATCCGCTCGGCCATCTCGATTGTCGTGTTTGCGACGGCCGCGTTTTTTGCCAAAGACTTCCTGTTTCACGACCTGATTCTGGGCCCCTCACGGGCCGACTTCTGGACTTACCGCATGTTCTGCCGGTTTGGCCAGTGGATCGGGGCCCCGGATTTGTGCATGGACAAGGTGGGCTTCATCATCCAGAACCGGGAGATGAGCGGGCAGCTCACGATGCACATCAGCACCTCGTTTATGGTGGGGCTGGTGCTGGCCTTCCCCTACACATTCTGGGAAATCTGGCGCTTTATCAAGCCCGGCCTCTACCCGCACGAGCAGAAAAACTCCCAGGGCGCGGTATTCTTCGTCTCGGTGCTGTTTGCGTTGGGCCTGCTGTTTGGCTACTACATTGCCGCCCCGCTGAGCATCAACTTCCTGGCTTCGTACACCGTCGACCCGACCATCGAAAACCAGATTGACCTGCAGAGCTACCTGAGCACGCTCACCACGATGTCCATTTCCACGGCCTTCGTGTTTGAGCTGCCCATGATAGTGTTCTTCCTGGCCAAGGCCGGCCTGATTACGCCCGAAATCATGCGCCTTTACCGCAAGCACGCCATTGTGGTCATCCTCATTGTGGCGGCCGTCATTACGCCCCCCGACATTTCGGCTCAGATCATCGTCACCATCCCGATTTTGATTCTCTACGAGCTCAGCATCAACATTGCCCGCGTAGTAGCCCGGGGCCGCACCGCCGCCCTGAACGCCCAGCTGGCCGAAAACGACGGAGTATCTTCTTAA
- a CDS encoding tetratricopeptide repeat protein has protein sequence MMSPAELRPFLDELERFADGQMTTIEQDAFEERLQRDPHLREAYETYEQVTADLRWVAGHETLRHRLLALDRRLDQRQTALVRIKRRQRRAQTRWGTVFTVLVVVLLGLWFVLRPGGRPADKAWSTYYVADPGLPQSATLDEHRPLLAEAMEQYRQGHYPAALHALRRVPTDNLGPDTMLYYNGVFLLSAGDGRAARPYLRRVIQQPGSLLSRKARYHLAVAHWAAQQWPEARAAFREVAIDSLNPYRRAAQQVLRANVLRDED, from the coding sequence ATGATGTCGCCCGCTGAGCTGCGCCCGTTTTTGGATGAGCTGGAACGCTTTGCCGACGGCCAAATGACGACTATCGAGCAGGATGCCTTCGAGGAGCGCCTGCAGCGGGACCCGCATTTGCGGGAAGCTTACGAAACCTACGAGCAGGTGACGGCTGACCTGCGCTGGGTGGCCGGGCACGAAACCCTGCGCCACCGCCTGCTGGCCCTCGACCGGCGGCTCGACCAGCGCCAAACGGCTCTGGTGCGCATCAAGCGGCGGCAGCGGCGGGCCCAGACGCGCTGGGGCACCGTGTTTACGGTGCTGGTCGTGGTGTTGCTCGGGCTCTGGTTTGTGCTGCGGCCCGGCGGCCGGCCGGCCGACAAAGCCTGGAGCACCTACTACGTAGCCGACCCGGGTCTGCCGCAGTCGGCCACGCTGGATGAGCACCGGCCGCTGCTGGCCGAAGCCATGGAGCAGTACCGGCAGGGCCACTACCCGGCCGCTTTGCACGCCCTGCGCCGGGTGCCTACCGACAACCTGGGCCCCGACACGATGCTCTACTACAACGGGGTTTTCCTACTCAGCGCCGGGGATGGCCGCGCGGCTCGCCCCTACCTGCGCCGCGTGATTCAGCAGCCCGGCTCGTTGTTGTCACGCAAGGCCCGCTACCACCTGGCCGTGGCCCACTGGGCGGCCCAGCAGTGGCCCGAAGCCCGCGCCGCCTTTCGCGAAGTTGCCATCGACTCGCTCAACCCGTACCGGCGCGCTGCCCAGCAGGTGCTGCGGGCCAACGTGCTGCGGGACGAAGATTAA
- a CDS encoding FtsX-like permease family protein — protein sequence MNVSLLIARRYFSSKNKRNIISIISNISMVGVAVGTMALIIVLSVFNGLEDLVRTLYGKSDPDLLITAVQGKSFETNEQLMQRIRSTAGVGLLTEVIEDNALLQYHDRQMVVKMKGVSENYFAQSDIDSAIVEGDHRLVRGGENYALLGAGVQHELSIALDNRFAPLHLLYPRNTGKKTLSMNPETAFSQQTIIAGGVFLIEQHIDDSYIFVPIDFAQSLLNYGNRRTALEVKVGASRTIEEVKQDLQHVLGNKFYVHDSDEQHVSLLKAIKVEKMFVFITFAFILLIASLNIFFSLSMLVLDKKKDVAILLAMGATSRMVRNIFLLEGAIVAQVGAITGLTLGVAICWAQQTFHIVSMGMATSVVDSYPVKMQLTDIVLTGIAIIVITITVSIRPALNAARLDLRENL from the coding sequence ATGAACGTGTCCCTGCTCATCGCCCGGCGTTATTTCTCGTCCAAGAACAAGCGGAACATCATCAGCATCATCTCCAACATCTCGATGGTGGGGGTGGCCGTGGGCACCATGGCGCTGATTATCGTCCTGTCGGTGTTCAACGGGCTGGAGGACCTGGTCCGCACGCTCTACGGCAAGTCGGACCCCGATTTGCTCATTACCGCCGTGCAGGGTAAGTCCTTCGAAACCAACGAGCAACTGATGCAGCGCATCCGCAGCACGGCCGGCGTGGGGTTGCTTACCGAGGTAATCGAGGACAACGCCCTGCTACAGTACCACGACCGGCAGATGGTCGTCAAGATGAAGGGCGTCAGTGAGAACTACTTTGCCCAGAGCGACATCGACTCGGCCATTGTGGAAGGTGACCACCGCCTGGTGCGCGGCGGCGAAAACTACGCCCTGCTCGGGGCCGGCGTGCAGCACGAGCTCAGCATTGCCCTCGACAACCGCTTTGCGCCCCTGCACCTGCTCTACCCGCGCAACACGGGCAAGAAAACGTTGTCGATGAACCCGGAAACGGCCTTCAGCCAGCAAACCATCATTGCCGGCGGCGTCTTCCTGATCGAGCAGCACATCGACGACAGCTACATTTTCGTGCCCATCGACTTTGCCCAGAGCCTGCTCAACTACGGCAACCGCCGCACGGCCCTGGAAGTCAAGGTCGGAGCCAGTCGCACGATTGAGGAAGTAAAGCAGGACTTACAGCACGTGCTGGGCAACAAGTTCTACGTGCACGACTCCGACGAGCAGCACGTGAGCCTGCTCAAGGCCATTAAGGTCGAGAAGATGTTCGTCTTCATCACCTTCGCCTTCATCCTGCTCATTGCTTCGCTCAATATCTTCTTCTCACTCTCGATGCTAGTGCTGGATAAGAAGAAGGACGTGGCCATTCTGCTGGCCATGGGCGCCACCAGCCGCATGGTGCGCAACATCTTCCTGCTCGAAGGCGCCATTGTGGCTCAGGTCGGGGCCATTACCGGCCTCACGCTGGGCGTGGCCATCTGCTGGGCTCAGCAGACCTTCCATATTGTATCGATGGGCATGGCCACGAGCGTAGTCGACTCATACCCAGTGAAGATGCAGCTGACCGATATTGTACTTACCGGCATTGCTATTATCGTCATTACTATCACCGTTTCCATCCGCCCGGCCCTGAATGCGGCCCGCTTGGATTTGCGTGAGAACTTGTAA